The Salvia miltiorrhiza cultivar Shanhuang (shh) chromosome 1, IMPLAD_Smil_shh, whole genome shotgun sequence genome has a window encoding:
- the LOC131015093 gene encoding syntaxin-22-like, translating to MSFQDIEAGRGAGPRRALGRQDSTQAVASGIFQINTAVSTFQRLVNALGTPKDTPELREKLHKTRMHIGQLVKDTSAKLKQASETDHRAEVSASKKITDAKLAKDFQAVLKEFQKAQRLSAERETSYTPFVSQAVLPSSYTASEIDGSADKTPEQRALLVESRRQEVVLLDNEIAFNEAIIEERDQGIQEIQQQIGEVNEIFKDLAVLVHEQGTMIDDIGSNIEGSHAATAQAKSQLIKAAKTQRSNSSLTCLLLVIFGIVLLIVIIVLAV from the exons ATGAGTTTTCAGGATATTGAAGCGGGTCGGGGAGCCGGGCCTCGGAGGGCGCTTGGGCGGCAGGATTCGACGCAGGCGGTGGCGTCCGGGATTTTTCAGATCAACACGGCTGTTTCCACCTTCCAGCGCCTCGTGAACGCCCTCGGTACCCCCAAGGACACGCCGGAGCTCCGTGAAAAACT GCATAAAACTCGGATGCACATTGGACAGCTGGTAAAAGATACTTCAGCTAAACTTAAGCAAGCTAGTGAAACAGATCATCGTGCTGAAGTCAGT GCAAGTAAGAAAATCACAGATGCTAAACTTGCAAAAGACTTTCAAGCAGTTCTAAAGGAGTTTCAGAAGGCTCAGCGGCTTTCAGCTGAGAGGGAGACATCATATACTCCTTTTGTTTCCCAAGCAGTGCTTCCTTCTAG CTATACCGCCAGCGAGATAGATGGAAGTGCAGATAAGACCCCAGAACAACGAGCTCTTCTCGTGGAATCTAGAAG ACAGGAGGTTGTGCTATTGGATAATGAGATTGCTTTCAATGAGGCCATTATAGAGGAACGAGATCAGGGTATACAAGAAATACAACAACAAATTGGTGAAGTAAATGAGATTTTCAAGGACCTTGCTGTACTTGTTCACGAGCAAGGGACAATGATTG ATGATATTGGCTCCAATATTGAGGGTTCACACGCTGCAACCGCTCAAGCAAAATCACAGCTTATCAAAGCAGCTAAGACCCAGCGGTCAAATTCATCACTG ACTTGCTTATTACTCGTGATTTTTGGCATCGTGCTTCTCATAGTGATTATAGTACTTGCCGTCTGA